A single Marinobacter sp. es.042 DNA region contains:
- a CDS encoding HDOD domain-containing protein, with protein sequence MAGQESLPLRRLKEFQPLNRLTDDQLVLLASRAERRTHGPGQRVLERGVRDGLDFFLVAGKIELESVDGRKTIIEAETEKAQNPIARLQPRMYDVTAVKPSEFLVVEQDILNQLLRSAPVEQVEMDSGEGNGGLESEEHHLLMEFLSELRSNQVKLPSVPDVAWKVRRAVDREESTADQVALAVSADPAMAAKLVRACNSPLYRGFSDVRNVREAVVRLGMRTTRQLVTVFSMREVFKTRQASLQNEMEKLWRHSREVAALCWVLADHATKLNPEEALLAGLLHDIGVVPILVQAEHHVNLFADEANLSHAIRELRADVGTAVLENWSFPPAFVEAVRHAEDWGYECRETSPQLVDVVIVAQLHSMIGSSQNAELPPFDQVPAYRRLGELELNASRSLQLLTEARARVDEVQQLLSIR encoded by the coding sequence ATGGCCGGCCAGGAAAGCCTGCCGCTTCGTCGCCTTAAAGAGTTTCAGCCTCTGAACCGGCTGACCGATGACCAGTTGGTTTTGCTTGCCAGCCGGGCCGAGCGTCGTACCCATGGGCCAGGGCAGAGGGTTCTGGAACGCGGTGTCCGTGACGGTCTCGATTTTTTCCTGGTGGCAGGAAAGATCGAGCTTGAGTCCGTGGATGGCCGAAAAACGATCATCGAAGCCGAAACCGAGAAAGCCCAGAACCCGATTGCCAGACTCCAGCCACGGATGTACGACGTTACAGCTGTCAAACCCTCGGAATTCCTGGTCGTCGAGCAGGACATCCTCAACCAGCTGCTGCGTTCGGCGCCTGTCGAACAGGTTGAGATGGATTCTGGTGAAGGCAATGGAGGGCTGGAGAGCGAGGAGCATCACCTGCTGATGGAGTTCCTGTCGGAGCTGAGGTCGAACCAGGTGAAGCTTCCCAGTGTGCCGGATGTGGCCTGGAAGGTCCGGCGGGCGGTAGATCGCGAGGAGTCGACGGCGGATCAGGTGGCTCTTGCCGTATCGGCCGACCCGGCGATGGCGGCCAAGCTCGTTCGCGCCTGTAACAGCCCGCTTTATCGCGGATTCAGTGATGTCCGGAATGTCCGGGAAGCAGTGGTCCGTTTGGGCATGCGCACCACCCGCCAGCTGGTGACGGTGTTTTCCATGCGTGAGGTGTTCAAGACCCGTCAGGCGTCGCTTCAGAACGAGATGGAAAAGCTTTGGCGTCACTCCCGTGAAGTGGCTGCCCTTTGCTGGGTGCTGGCGGATCACGCCACCAAACTGAATCCGGAGGAGGCGTTGCTGGCGGGGCTACTCCATGATATCGGCGTGGTACCGATCCTGGTCCAGGCGGAACATCATGTGAATCTCTTTGCCGATGAGGCCAACCTCAGCCATGCAATCCGCGAACTCAGGGCGGATGTGGGTACGGCGGTTCTGGAGAACTGGTCGTTCCCGCCGGCGTTCGTTGAGGCGGTCCGTCATGCCGAGGACTGGGGCTATGAATGCCGAGAAACATCACCCCAATTGGTGGATGTGGTTATCGTGGCGCAATTGCATTCGATGATCGGTTCCAGCCAGAATGCCGAGCTTCCCCCGTTTGACCAGGTGCCGGCGTACCGGCGTCTGGGCGAGCTTGAACTCAATGCTTCTCGCAGTTTGCAGCTTCTGACGGAGGCCAGGGCCCGGGTCGACGAAGTTCAGCAATTGCTGTCCATCCGGTGA
- a CDS encoding LON peptidase substrate-binding domain-containing protein: protein MNVPLFPLNSIVLPRGRIPLQLFEPRYIDMLTRCLKEDRGFVVVLLQEGGEAGRTAAFYDIGTYVRIIDFQQLENGLLGITVEGESKVSVVRSWQQEDGLNVGDVECLIEEAESEVPERFSELPSVLKALFRHPVIRDLNMDIDYGDARDVGWRLTELLPLDKQEKQKLVELQDPLERLTRLQGLLEALEEG from the coding sequence ATGAATGTACCTTTGTTCCCCCTTAATTCCATCGTCCTGCCCAGGGGGAGGATTCCCTTGCAGCTGTTCGAGCCGCGCTACATCGACATGCTGACCCGTTGTCTCAAGGAGGATCGTGGGTTCGTTGTGGTGCTGTTGCAGGAAGGCGGAGAGGCCGGGCGCACCGCCGCCTTCTACGATATCGGCACCTATGTACGTATTATTGATTTCCAGCAGCTGGAAAACGGCCTTCTGGGGATTACCGTTGAGGGCGAATCCAAGGTCTCCGTGGTCCGCAGCTGGCAGCAGGAAGACGGCCTGAATGTGGGTGACGTCGAATGCCTGATTGAAGAGGCAGAGAGTGAGGTGCCGGAGCGTTTCAGCGAGTTGCCCTCGGTTCTGAAGGCGTTGTTTCGTCATCCGGTCATCCGGGACCTGAACATGGACATTGACTATGGTGATGCCCGGGATGTTGGCTGGCGGCTCACCGAACTTCTGCCACTGGACAAGCAGGAGAAGCAGAAGCTGGTGGAATTGCAGGACCCTCTGGAGCGGCTCACCCGGCTCCAGGGACTTCTGGAGGCGCTGGAAGAAGGCTAG